The following proteins come from a genomic window of Rhodohalobacter sp. 614A:
- a CDS encoding class I SAM-dependent methyltransferase — MKFEVRSPLHDQESIFIPSEVDHLAKPFNGTVCSRKGDEYAIENNIVDLLPKEREYTLAQSSNNWAITASVYEDLWRVRSLSLLTGEPFPIEKEKELLNQWVNPQPGKTYLDVGCSTAMYARALKKAEPKSRMVAIDYSEAMLVEARMKAEANQTDILLIRADAREMPFFAKTFDGIAMGGTLNELGDELKVLFECRRVLKDDGTMFMMHLIKSETWYGWIFQNSAEWSGLKFWTVEESNELFQRSGFRVVDQITKGIVCFTKLAVV; from the coding sequence ATGAAATTTGAAGTTCGTTCTCCGCTACATGACCAGGAATCAATTTTTATTCCGTCAGAGGTAGATCATCTTGCCAAACCATTTAACGGAACGGTGTGCTCAAGAAAAGGTGATGAGTATGCCATAGAGAACAATATTGTAGATCTTTTGCCGAAAGAGAGAGAATATACATTGGCTCAAAGCTCAAATAACTGGGCCATAACAGCTTCTGTTTATGAGGATTTATGGCGGGTTCGCTCGCTATCCCTTTTAACCGGTGAACCTTTTCCTATTGAGAAAGAAAAAGAACTTTTGAATCAGTGGGTGAACCCACAACCCGGTAAAACCTACCTTGATGTGGGCTGCTCAACCGCCATGTATGCCCGGGCTTTGAAAAAAGCTGAACCCAAAAGCCGGATGGTAGCAATTGACTACTCAGAAGCCATGCTGGTGGAGGCCCGCATGAAAGCCGAAGCCAATCAAACCGATATTTTGTTGATTCGTGCTGATGCAAGAGAGATGCCGTTCTTCGCCAAAACTTTTGACGGAATTGCCATGGGAGGCACACTGAATGAATTAGGTGATGAGTTAAAAGTACTCTTCGAATGTCGAAGAGTTTTGAAGGACGACGGTACCATGTTTATGATGCATCTCATCAAATCGGAAACATGGTACGGTTGGATTTTTCAAAACTCAGCCGAGTGGAGCGGCCTGAAATTCTGGACTGTTGAAGAGAGCAATGAATTATTCCAGAGATCCGGTTTCAGAGTAGTAGATCAGATCACAAAAGGAATTGTTTGCTTTACGAAGCTGGCTGTGGTTTAA
- the dnaN gene encoding DNA polymerase III subunit beta: MKFNVSSNDLNIGLSAVIGAVPTKATLPILETILFESEDGRLKLTATDLEISIIEYIDADIEEEGAVAIPAKRLQETLRQLPNIPVFFEVDEDQHIEFKTDKGKYKLVGEEADEFPEIPNMDGGTSLSTETRLLHHAIDKTMFAVSTDDLRPAMMGVFFDIGTEETKFVATDGHRLVKYVNKNFTSESPLSFIVPDKALNLIFRALDEKTCDLVVSDDHAQFKSGSTIVITRLINEQYPNYESVIPRDNDKSLLIDKDQMLATVRRVSVFSSSTTRQIRLKLGNDKITIRAEDLDMSSEAKETLSCEYGDDEMEIGFNAKYLGDVLSNVDGGEAKFEFSTPNRAGIVKPAEEEDGEQMLMLVMPVMLNSYA; the protein is encoded by the coding sequence ATGAAATTTAACGTATCAAGCAACGATCTCAATATCGGACTCTCAGCCGTTATTGGTGCTGTTCCTACAAAAGCTACCCTGCCAATTTTAGAAACCATTTTATTTGAAAGTGAAGACGGACGCCTGAAGCTGACGGCGACGGATCTTGAAATATCCATCATCGAATATATTGATGCTGACATTGAAGAGGAGGGGGCTGTTGCCATTCCTGCAAAACGATTGCAGGAAACACTGCGTCAACTGCCAAACATTCCGGTCTTTTTTGAAGTAGATGAGGATCAGCACATTGAGTTTAAAACCGACAAAGGGAAGTATAAACTGGTAGGCGAAGAAGCTGATGAATTCCCGGAAATCCCAAATATGGATGGAGGTACATCACTTTCCACGGAAACCAGGCTTTTACATCACGCTATTGACAAAACCATGTTTGCCGTTTCCACCGATGATCTTCGTCCGGCCATGATGGGCGTCTTTTTTGATATCGGAACCGAAGAAACCAAGTTTGTGGCTACAGACGGTCACCGGTTGGTTAAGTATGTGAACAAGAATTTTACCTCGGAATCGCCCTTGTCTTTTATTGTGCCGGATAAAGCACTGAATTTGATTTTTCGGGCTTTGGATGAGAAGACCTGCGATTTGGTTGTATCGGATGATCATGCCCAATTTAAAAGTGGCAGCACAATTGTGATCACACGCCTGATTAATGAGCAATATCCGAACTACGAATCGGTCATTCCAAGAGATAACGACAAAAGCCTGCTTATTGATAAAGACCAGATGCTTGCCACGGTTCGCCGGGTTTCTGTTTTCTCAAGCAGCACAACACGCCAGATTCGGCTTAAGCTGGGGAACGACAAAATTACCATTCGTGCCGAAGACCTCGATATGAGCAGTGAAGCAAAAGAGACTCTTTCTTGCGAATATGGCGATGATGAAATGGAGATCGGTTTCAATGCAAAATATCTCGGTGATGTTTTGAGTAACGTTGACGGCGGTGAAGCGAAATTTGAATTTTCTACTCCAAATCGTGCAGGAATCGTGAAACCGGCTGAAGAAGAAGACGGCGAACAGATGCTGATGCTCGTGATGCCGGTGATGTTGAACAGCTATGCATAA
- a CDS encoding SAM hydrolase/SAM-dependent halogenase family protein, translating into MSRIITLTTDFGLQDHYVSVMKAVMLDIAPDARFIDVSHEIPPQDVMAGAWVVRNSALLFPPGTVHLVVVDPGVGTDRTPVAIQIEDRLFVGPDNGIFSLIGEDYEYKAVKLENEKFWRKKRSNTFHGRDIFAPVAAHIANGTSLEELGSPLEKIVTYHWAIPISDKDGIQGWIVHIDRFGNLISNIPSSLIEETIGDSRLKIYVGNTILDEIVTTFGAVPDGEPAAYIGSSDKLEIAINKGNARQMLGVEKGAQVSIVVQK; encoded by the coding sequence ATGTCTCGCATAATTACACTTACTACCGACTTTGGGTTGCAGGATCATTACGTAAGTGTAATGAAAGCGGTGATGTTGGATATTGCACCGGATGCACGGTTCATTGATGTTTCCCACGAAATTCCCCCGCAAGATGTAATGGCCGGCGCGTGGGTGGTTCGGAATTCCGCACTTCTATTTCCACCTGGTACCGTACATCTTGTCGTTGTAGATCCGGGAGTTGGAACGGATCGCACACCGGTTGCCATTCAAATAGAAGACCGCCTTTTTGTTGGACCTGACAACGGTATTTTTTCTTTGATTGGGGAAGATTACGAGTATAAAGCCGTAAAGCTGGAAAACGAAAAGTTCTGGCGAAAAAAACGATCCAACACTTTTCATGGCCGCGATATTTTTGCACCTGTAGCAGCCCATATTGCCAACGGAACGTCTTTGGAAGAATTGGGCTCGCCTCTCGAAAAAATAGTTACCTATCACTGGGCCATTCCCATATCAGATAAAGACGGAATTCAGGGATGGATTGTGCACATCGACCGATTTGGAAATTTGATATCGAATATTCCCTCATCTCTTATCGAAGAAACCATTGGAGATTCCCGCCTGAAAATTTATGTTGGAAATACCATTTTGGACGAAATTGTGACTACATTCGGAGCCGTTCCCGATGGAGAACCAGCGGCCTACATCGGCAGTTCAGACAAACTTGAGATTGCCATCAATAAAGGAAATGCCCGCCAGATGCTGGGCGTTGAAAAAGGAGCGCAGGTTTCGATTGTGGTTCAGAAATAG
- a CDS encoding DEAD/DEAH box helicase: MSFNQFRLSSDILKGLNDVKLENPSSLQKKIFKTVQQKKDLVINTTVDENPEVGYLISLLNEISKSDRREGTKAVVLTATKERAKVLDEWIWAIGYHASIESACMTDDGNPEEQLSALMKGPVIIVATPERFSDLLEKGRIIFREVQQLIVDQAELIEDWSSIEGVSNRVIGNCQRIFTAAKDSKELREAENKMLNEPELVTLSKKKTAEPKSESKESQKPAITKDLTQYYINVPPRSKISTLMAHLDNHTADSVLIFTASRKTADRLYKILRKSNKRAVSLHDKVDKDTFNERFGRFTSGNVQHMIVGQMSAGEIPLDHAAQVINYDVPEDVKEYKLRADLVGNGKATRMVSLVSKQDRSDINSICKSLGFAPEEIPLPKTVKDKLSSRDKSKPKRGKNKSRGKSNQKKKRSARKLNELPRPTFDQLEGGRSGKKKKSKEQSGIIGFFKKLFE; the protein is encoded by the coding sequence TTGTCGTTTAATCAATTTCGACTGAGTTCTGATATCTTGAAGGGGTTGAATGATGTAAAACTTGAAAACCCCTCATCCTTACAAAAGAAAATATTTAAGACTGTACAGCAGAAAAAAGATCTTGTCATAAACACCACGGTAGACGAAAACCCCGAGGTTGGCTATCTGATTTCGCTTCTGAATGAAATTTCGAAATCAGACAGAAGAGAGGGAACCAAGGCTGTTGTGCTAACTGCTACCAAAGAACGCGCCAAAGTTTTGGACGAATGGATTTGGGCAATCGGTTACCATGCATCCATTGAGAGCGCCTGTATGACGGATGATGGTAATCCCGAAGAGCAACTTTCTGCCTTGATGAAGGGGCCGGTAATTATTGTAGCTACTCCCGAACGGTTTTCTGATTTGCTGGAAAAGGGGCGAATTATTTTCAGAGAAGTACAGCAATTGATTGTTGACCAGGCTGAATTGATTGAGGACTGGTCATCTATTGAGGGTGTGTCGAACCGGGTGATAGGAAATTGTCAGCGCATTTTTACGGCGGCCAAAGACAGTAAGGAGCTTCGTGAGGCTGAGAATAAAATGCTGAACGAACCGGAGCTGGTGACTCTTTCAAAGAAAAAAACTGCCGAGCCAAAGTCGGAGTCTAAAGAATCCCAAAAACCGGCAATCACCAAAGATCTGACACAATATTATATCAATGTTCCGCCGAGATCCAAGATTTCCACATTGATGGCTCATCTCGATAATCACACTGCAGATTCAGTACTGATTTTTACGGCGTCGAGAAAAACGGCCGACAGACTCTACAAAATTTTGAGAAAGAGTAACAAACGAGCCGTAAGTCTGCATGATAAAGTAGACAAAGATACTTTTAACGAACGATTTGGACGGTTCACCTCCGGAAATGTACAACACATGATTGTAGGGCAAATGTCTGCCGGAGAGATTCCGCTGGATCATGCTGCACAGGTGATTAATTATGATGTTCCGGAAGATGTAAAAGAATACAAGCTTCGAGCCGATCTTGTTGGAAACGGGAAAGCAACGCGAATGGTCAGTCTTGTATCAAAGCAGGATCGGAGTGATATTAACTCGATTTGCAAATCCCTGGGATTTGCGCCGGAAGAAATTCCATTGCCAAAAACCGTGAAAGACAAACTTTCCTCCCGCGATAAATCCAAACCGAAGAGAGGGAAAAACAAGAGCCGGGGCAAGTCCAATCAGAAAAAGAAACGGTCGGCACGAAAGCTCAACGAACTGCCACGCCCTACTTTCGATCAGTTGGAGGGTGGCCGGTCTGGTAAAAAGAAAAAGTCCAAAGAGCAGTCCGGGATTATCGGTTTCTTTAAAAAGCTATTTGAGTAA